One genomic segment of Nonomuraea coxensis DSM 45129 includes these proteins:
- a CDS encoding leucine-rich repeat domain-containing protein, which translates to MRAPASGLTVFPEVPDDVRVVDLAWNDIAEVPARVGGLAALEELRLDGNALTALPDLSGLGALRALHVDGNRLTAVPSCPPGLETLSLYGNRVRELPARLPPALRHLAAGANGLTAVPAALWKLTGLRSLNLAENALTDVPAAVGGLTRLRMLDLGHNRLTTIPPELGDLPLTDYLYLSDNAFTEVPAALGRLDRLAYLNLTDNRLTRLPDALGNLAALVELRLYRNRLEALPESFGRLSRLRELHLQGNRLRELPAALADCAELRVLDLRGNRLRALPDALPPRLTHLDLRDNRLRELPAGLAGLTALEKLDLRWNKLDGDPGVLRVLAGRGCVVLR; encoded by the coding sequence ATGCGCGCGCCTGCCTCCGGGCTCACCGTGTTCCCCGAGGTGCCGGACGACGTCCGGGTGGTGGACCTGGCGTGGAACGACATCGCCGAGGTGCCCGCCCGGGTGGGCGGGCTCGCGGCGCTGGAGGAGCTGCGGCTCGACGGCAACGCCCTCACCGCCCTGCCCGACCTGTCCGGCCTCGGCGCGCTGCGGGCGCTGCACGTGGACGGCAACCGGCTCACGGCCGTCCCCTCCTGCCCGCCCGGCCTGGAGACGCTCTCCCTGTACGGCAACCGCGTCCGCGAGCTCCCTGCCCGCCTGCCGCCCGCCCTCCGCCACCTGGCCGCCGGCGCGAACGGCCTGACCGCCGTCCCCGCCGCCCTGTGGAAGCTGACCGGGCTGCGGTCGCTCAACCTGGCCGAGAACGCCCTCACGGACGTCCCCGCGGCCGTCGGCGGCCTCACCCGGCTGCGGATGCTGGACCTCGGCCACAACCGCCTCACCACGATCCCGCCGGAGCTGGGCGACCTGCCGCTCACCGACTACCTCTACCTCAGCGACAACGCCTTCACGGAGGTGCCGGCGGCCCTGGGGCGGCTGGACCGGCTCGCCTACCTCAACCTGACCGACAACCGCCTGACCCGCCTCCCCGACGCGCTCGGGAACCTGGCCGCCCTGGTGGAGCTGCGTCTCTACCGCAACAGGCTGGAGGCGCTGCCGGAGTCGTTCGGCCGGCTCTCCCGGCTGCGTGAGCTGCACCTGCAGGGCAACCGGCTGCGTGAGCTGCCCGCGGCCCTCGCCGACTGCGCGGAGCTGCGGGTGCTGGACCTGCGCGGCAACCGCCTCCGCGCGCTGCCGGACGCCCTGCCGCCCCGCCTCACCCATCTCGACCTGCGCGACAACCGGCTGCGTGAGCTGCCCGCCGGTCTCGCCGGGCTGACCGCGCTGGAGAAGCTGGACCTGCGCTGGAACAAGCTCGACGGCGATCCCGGGGTCCTGCGCGTGCTCGCCGGGCGTGGCTGCGTCGTCCTCCGCTGA
- a CDS encoding RNA-binding S4 domain-containing protein codes for MDLDFELRSDFIPLCDLLKYCGVTETGGMAKHLIAEGLVLVDGEVELRKTAKIRAGQVVSGDGFSIHVA; via the coding sequence GTGGACCTCGACTTCGAACTGCGCTCCGACTTCATCCCGCTCTGCGACCTGCTCAAGTACTGCGGCGTCACCGAGACCGGCGGCATGGCCAAACACCTCATCGCCGAGGGCCTGGTCCTCGTGGACGGGGAGGTGGAGCTGCGCAAGACCGCCAAGATCCGGGCCGGCCAGGTCGTGAGCGGCGACGGTTTCTCGATTCACGTCGCCTAG
- a CDS encoding uracil-xanthine permease family protein produces MVLGWTRHGDGKHLAPGEVVRPDERLSWPRMVGFGAQHVIAMFGATFVFPLVMGLDPNVAVMMSGVATILFLLIVKGKVPSYLGTSASFVGGVLAIRAAFGGDTAGADAIVTGAILVAGFVLALIGVAIHFLGVQIIHKVFPPVVTGAVVMLIGFGLAYVVADVYWPQDHWVALLTMLITFVVIVAFKGFIGRIGVLVGLVAGFVLSWVLDRLAGPVTSVLPGANLRDAAGNACAPEGPYCLATAFSHDRVSFDNVAKADWFGLPSFHGPDFRFSAVLLVLPAVIALVAENVGHVKAVGEMTKVDVDPYVGRAVAADGVATVVATAVGGSPTTTYAENIGVMAATKVYSTAAYYIAAVIAILFGLCPKFGQLVAATPGGVLGGVTVILYGMIGLLGAKIWIENRVDFADPVNMVPTGAGIILAIGPVSHFVGGDLTLEGIALGTIVVLGGYHLLRAIAGRPLEPAPATAAGSEAG; encoded by the coding sequence ATGGTTTTGGGATGGACCAGACACGGTGACGGCAAGCACCTGGCGCCCGGAGAGGTGGTCAGGCCCGACGAGCGCCTGAGCTGGCCCAGGATGGTCGGGTTCGGCGCGCAGCACGTGATCGCGATGTTCGGCGCGACGTTCGTCTTCCCCCTCGTCATGGGGCTGGACCCCAACGTCGCGGTGATGATGTCGGGCGTGGCGACGATCCTGTTCCTGCTGATCGTCAAGGGCAAGGTGCCCAGCTACCTCGGCACCAGCGCCTCGTTCGTGGGCGGCGTGCTCGCGATCCGGGCGGCCTTCGGCGGCGACACTGCGGGCGCGGACGCCATCGTGACGGGCGCGATCCTGGTCGCCGGCTTCGTGCTGGCGCTCATCGGGGTCGCCATCCACTTCCTCGGCGTGCAGATCATCCACAAGGTGTTCCCTCCCGTCGTCACGGGCGCGGTGGTCATGCTCATCGGGTTCGGGCTCGCGTACGTGGTCGCCGACGTCTACTGGCCCCAGGACCACTGGGTCGCGCTGCTCACGATGCTCATCACGTTCGTGGTGATCGTGGCGTTCAAGGGCTTCATCGGGCGGATCGGGGTGCTGGTCGGGCTGGTCGCCGGGTTCGTGCTGTCGTGGGTGCTCGACCGCCTGGCGGGGCCGGTCACCTCCGTGCTGCCGGGCGCCAACCTGCGTGACGCGGCCGGCAACGCCTGCGCGCCCGAGGGCCCGTACTGCCTGGCCACGGCCTTCTCCCACGACCGGGTGAGCTTCGACAACGTCGCCAAGGCCGACTGGTTCGGGCTGCCGAGCTTCCACGGGCCCGACTTCCGCTTCTCGGCGGTGCTGCTGGTGCTGCCCGCCGTCATCGCGCTCGTCGCCGAGAACGTCGGGCACGTCAAGGCCGTCGGCGAGATGACCAAGGTGGACGTCGACCCCTACGTCGGCCGCGCGGTCGCCGCCGACGGCGTCGCCACCGTGGTCGCCACCGCGGTCGGCGGCTCGCCCACCACCACCTACGCCGAGAACATCGGCGTCATGGCGGCCACCAAGGTCTACTCGACCGCCGCCTACTACATCGCGGCCGTCATCGCGATCCTGTTCGGGCTGTGCCCCAAGTTCGGGCAGCTCGTCGCGGCCACGCCGGGCGGCGTGCTCGGCGGCGTCACCGTCATCCTCTACGGCATGATCGGCCTGCTCGGCGCGAAGATCTGGATCGAGAACCGGGTCGACTTCGCCGACCCCGTCAACATGGTGCCGACCGGCGCCGGCATCATCCTCGCCATCGGGCCGGTCAGCCACTTCGTCGGCGGCGACCTCACCCTGGAGGGCATCGCGCTCGGCACCATCGTCGTGCTCGGCGGCTACCACCTGCTGCGGGCCATCGCCGGGCGGCCGCTCGAACCGGCACCGGCAACGGCGGCGGGGAGCGAGGCCGGGTGA
- a CDS encoding DUF2877 domain-containing protein has protein sequence MPVGVHVSTSARRERVHVSGAASTAVRPLLEATRRPARVLAAFPAGVYLEVRTELEPTVIAVITGDAVRLPNSVLLAGGLPRAEVGEEAWVGDRGVDLGPLSLRVRRWWDPAPPLGPVDLAGLEAAAAVLARPAEPAPGLPGNGAVDALAAACGRGWLLGMATAAEQLVGLGPGLTPSGDDVLAGLLVTLRHLGTATGTERAVWLAGWLAATVTFDARTRTTPLSATLLHCAARGEASPEVTAVLRGVAGAQQLEPALRRLRRVGHTSGADLAQGVAIGVDAVLSLARSAGGRP, from the coding sequence GTGCCCGTCGGTGTCCATGTCAGCACGTCCGCGCGGCGCGAGCGCGTCCACGTCTCGGGAGCGGCGAGCACCGCGGTCCGGCCGCTCCTGGAGGCGACGCGGCGGCCCGCCCGGGTGCTCGCGGCCTTCCCCGCCGGGGTCTACCTGGAGGTGCGGACGGAGCTGGAGCCGACGGTGATCGCGGTCATCACCGGCGATGCGGTCCGGCTGCCCAACTCCGTGCTGCTGGCGGGCGGGCTGCCCAGGGCCGAGGTGGGCGAGGAGGCGTGGGTGGGCGACCGGGGCGTGGACCTCGGGCCGCTGAGCCTGCGCGTACGGCGCTGGTGGGATCCCGCCCCGCCGCTGGGACCGGTGGACCTGGCGGGCCTGGAGGCGGCCGCCGCGGTCCTCGCGCGGCCGGCGGAGCCCGCTCCCGGGCTGCCGGGCAACGGCGCGGTGGACGCGCTCGCGGCGGCCTGCGGGCGCGGCTGGCTGCTGGGCATGGCGACGGCGGCCGAACAGCTGGTCGGGCTCGGGCCGGGGCTCACGCCGAGCGGTGACGACGTGCTGGCCGGGCTGCTGGTGACGCTCCGGCATCTCGGGACGGCGACGGGGACGGAACGGGCGGTGTGGCTGGCCGGCTGGCTGGCGGCGACCGTGACCTTCGACGCGCGCACCCGTACCACGCCCCTGTCGGCGACGCTCCTGCACTGCGCGGCCCGGGGCGAGGCGAGCCCGGAGGTGACGGCGGTGCTGCGCGGCGTCGCCGGCGCGCAGCAGCTCGAACCGGCGCTGCGGCGGCTGCGCCGCGTCGGCCACACCTCGGGCGCCGACCTGGCGCAGGGCGTGGCCATCGGCGTGGACGCGGTGCTCTCCCTCGCCCGGTCCGCGGGCGGGCGTCCGTGA
- a CDS encoding PucR family transcriptional regulator, with the protein MEPPVRLASTGTIIHGVSVGEVLGVSTLAEARLIAGESGLGRIVQRLNVMEVPDILAWVKPHELLLTTGYPLRNTPQSLGRLVADLDERGLAALAIKLGRYVDELPGDMVEQADRLGFPLILLPNDVGFDDILNQVLTDILNRQAAVLARAEEAHRALVQVVLAGGGLREVAAEVAQLLDVSVAVVDGAGAVLATAGPAEQVAALRESISREGPPTTAARAPARAGAGGRGREYASVPVLAGGHHHGRIVAYSASTAIRDSDVGILERAATVAALVVTRQEAVNAVESKYRADFLRDVLTGRAGAAERVTARARAFGWDLSRPVTVLVAELDPDGDERSAQDRLVACWTAAVRRHDQRGAVAGFSHEVVAVIDAALDAARVAKDAASAFADLPPATFSTGTSRPSPGADALPEAYAQALKAARVGRQLHGPGAVAHFDQLGVYRLLSLVNDTDELHAFVRETLGPLAADDDAENADLRRTLQVLLETNLNVAETARRLHFHYNTLRYRIGKLERMLGNFTDDPHLRLNLTLALHVLRMRGI; encoded by the coding sequence ATGGAGCCCCCAGTCCGTCTCGCCAGCACCGGCACCATCATTCACGGTGTCTCCGTCGGGGAGGTGCTGGGCGTGTCGACCCTCGCGGAGGCCAGGCTCATCGCGGGGGAGAGCGGGCTCGGCCGCATCGTGCAGCGGCTCAACGTCATGGAGGTCCCCGACATCCTGGCCTGGGTCAAGCCGCACGAGCTGCTGCTCACCACCGGCTACCCGCTGCGCAACACCCCGCAGTCGCTCGGCCGGCTGGTCGCCGACCTCGACGAGCGCGGCCTCGCCGCCCTGGCGATCAAGCTCGGCCGGTACGTCGACGAGCTGCCCGGCGACATGGTGGAGCAGGCCGACCGGCTCGGCTTCCCGCTCATCCTGCTGCCCAACGACGTGGGCTTCGACGACATCCTCAACCAGGTGCTCACCGACATACTCAACCGCCAGGCCGCCGTGCTGGCCCGCGCCGAGGAGGCGCACCGCGCGCTGGTGCAGGTCGTGCTGGCGGGCGGCGGGCTCCGCGAGGTGGCCGCCGAGGTGGCGCAGCTCCTCGACGTGTCGGTGGCGGTCGTGGACGGCGCCGGCGCCGTGCTGGCCACCGCCGGGCCGGCCGAGCAGGTGGCCGCGCTGCGCGAGTCGATCTCCCGCGAGGGGCCGCCCACCACGGCTGCCCGCGCGCCCGCCAGGGCCGGGGCCGGGGGGCGCGGCAGGGAGTACGCCTCCGTGCCCGTGCTGGCCGGCGGGCACCACCACGGCCGCATCGTCGCCTACAGCGCCTCGACCGCGATCAGGGACAGCGACGTCGGCATCCTGGAGCGGGCCGCCACCGTGGCCGCGCTCGTCGTCACCCGGCAGGAGGCGGTCAACGCCGTCGAGAGCAAATACCGCGCCGACTTCCTGCGCGACGTGCTCACCGGCCGGGCCGGCGCGGCCGAACGGGTCACCGCCCGCGCCCGGGCGTTCGGGTGGGACCTGTCGCGGCCCGTGACCGTGCTCGTGGCCGAGCTCGACCCCGACGGCGACGAGCGCAGCGCCCAGGACCGGCTCGTCGCCTGCTGGACGGCGGCCGTCCGGCGGCACGACCAGCGCGGCGCGGTGGCCGGGTTCTCGCACGAGGTGGTCGCGGTGATCGACGCCGCGCTCGACGCGGCGCGGGTGGCCAAGGACGCCGCCTCGGCCTTCGCCGACCTGCCGCCCGCCACGTTCTCCACCGGCACCTCCCGGCCGAGCCCAGGGGCGGACGCGCTGCCCGAGGCGTACGCGCAGGCGCTCAAGGCGGCCCGCGTGGGCCGCCAGCTCCACGGGCCCGGCGCGGTCGCCCACTTCGACCAGCTCGGCGTCTACCGGCTGCTGTCGCTGGTCAACGACACCGACGAGCTGCACGCGTTCGTCCGCGAGACGCTCGGCCCGCTCGCCGCCGACGACGACGCCGAGAACGCCGACCTGCGCCGCACCCTCCAGGTGCTGCTGGAGACCAACCTCAACGTGGCCGAGACCGCGCGCCGGCTGCACTTCCACTACAACACGCTGCGCTACCGCATCGGCAAGCTGGAGCGGATGCTCGGCAACTTCACCGACGACCCGCATCTGCGCCTCAACCTGACGCTGGCCCTGCACGTGCTGCGCATGAGAGGTATCTAG
- a CDS encoding (2Fe-2S)-binding protein, with product MEHEITLVVNGAARRVRVPARRLLSDCLRHDLGLTGTHVGCEHGVCGCCTVLLDGEPVRSCLTFAVTVDGRDITTVEGLAGPGGLSPVQRAFAECHGLQCGFCTPGFLCTVTAFLEANPAPTDEEVLEGISGNLCRCTGYQNIVKAVHRAAELLAEEA from the coding sequence TTGGAACATGAGATCACGCTCGTGGTGAACGGCGCCGCCCGGCGGGTGCGCGTCCCCGCCAGGCGGCTGCTGTCCGACTGCCTGCGCCACGACCTCGGGCTGACCGGCACCCACGTCGGCTGCGAGCACGGCGTCTGCGGCTGCTGCACGGTGCTGCTCGACGGCGAGCCGGTGCGCTCGTGCCTGACGTTCGCCGTCACCGTGGACGGCCGCGACATCACCACGGTCGAGGGGCTGGCCGGGCCCGGCGGGCTGTCGCCGGTGCAGCGGGCCTTCGCCGAGTGCCACGGCCTGCAGTGCGGCTTCTGCACCCCGGGCTTCCTGTGCACGGTGACCGCGTTCCTGGAGGCGAACCCCGCCCCCACGGACGAGGAGGTGCTGGAGGGCATCTCCGGCAACCTGTGCCGCTGCACCGGCTACCAGAACATCGTCAAGGCCGTCCACCGGGCCGCCGAGCTGCTGGCGGAGGAAGCATGA
- the cutA gene encoding aerobic carbon-monoxide dehydrogenase large subunit produces the protein MTTRLFGEPVQRREDPRLLTGGGRYLDDLGADALAAAFVRSPHAHARIRDIDVGPALDVEGLVAIYTWEDLPERVGRPLPLLIPHPALTHGRTAYPLARDVVRHVGEPVVMVVAADRYAAEDACALIEVDYEVLKPVVGLEEAVQGAALVHEDVPGNVGAHLVQEVAGADGRGAREAVETAPHTLAFRLDIERSASMPLEGRGVHARWDGRDLRVHSSTQTSTSVRMAVAAALGLPLPRVEVVAPDVGGGFGVKIVHPWPEEILVPWAAMTLGREIKWTEDRREHFVSSAHERGQVQYVRVGFDDDGRVLGLDVTILHDHGAYTPYGIIVPIVTSTQLLGPYKIGAYRVEFSAVYTNTVQVTPYRGAGRPQGVFCMERTMDKIARYLGRDRTEVRAANFIGPGEFPYDQGMTFQDGRPLIYDSGDYPEMLRLLKELIGWDSFERVPGRGIGIGCYVEGTGVGPYEGGHVQITSDGRVHVSTGLTSQGQGHETAFAQIAATELGVPIERISVVTGDTRRFGYAVGTFASRAAVVSGNAIALACRKVREKALRIAAEALEADPSDLEITEGIVHVAGAPNAAVPLSTVAVLANPLRYAFDEEAAKATQFAGSAAPDRPPVAEGEEPGLEGRDYYSPIRSTFAAGMHAAVVETDPDTAEIRVLRYAVVHDCGRLINPMIVEGQIHGGVAQGIGGALYERMAYDPHGQLVNASFMDFLMPYATEVPHVETAHLETPSPLNPLGIKGAGEAGVIPVSAVIASAIEDAEGFPIDRMPISPSDLFHLRTT, from the coding sequence ATGACGACGAGGCTGTTCGGCGAGCCGGTCCAGCGGCGCGAGGACCCGCGGCTGCTCACCGGAGGCGGCCGCTACCTCGACGACCTCGGCGCCGACGCGCTCGCCGCGGCGTTCGTCCGCTCCCCGCACGCGCACGCCCGTATCCGTGACATCGACGTCGGCCCGGCGCTCGACGTCGAGGGCCTGGTCGCGATCTACACGTGGGAGGACCTGCCCGAACGGGTCGGCCGGCCGCTGCCGCTGCTCATCCCGCACCCGGCGCTCACCCACGGCCGGACCGCGTACCCGCTGGCCAGGGACGTCGTCCGGCACGTGGGAGAGCCGGTCGTCATGGTGGTGGCCGCCGACCGCTACGCCGCCGAGGACGCCTGCGCGCTCATCGAGGTCGACTACGAGGTGCTGAAGCCCGTCGTCGGCCTGGAGGAGGCCGTGCAGGGGGCGGCGCTCGTCCACGAGGACGTGCCGGGCAACGTCGGCGCGCACCTCGTCCAGGAGGTCGCCGGCGCGGACGGGCGCGGCGCCCGCGAGGCCGTCGAGACCGCGCCGCACACGCTCGCCTTCCGGCTCGACATCGAGCGCAGCGCCAGCATGCCGCTGGAGGGCCGCGGCGTCCACGCCCGCTGGGACGGCCGCGACCTGCGCGTCCACTCCAGCACCCAGACCTCCACCAGCGTGCGCATGGCGGTCGCCGCCGCGCTCGGCCTGCCGCTGCCGCGGGTCGAGGTCGTCGCGCCGGACGTCGGCGGCGGCTTCGGCGTCAAGATCGTGCACCCGTGGCCGGAGGAGATCCTCGTGCCGTGGGCGGCGATGACGCTCGGCCGCGAGATCAAGTGGACGGAGGACCGCAGGGAGCACTTCGTCTCCTCCGCCCACGAACGCGGCCAGGTGCAGTACGTCCGCGTCGGCTTCGACGACGACGGGCGCGTCCTCGGGCTGGACGTGACGATCCTGCACGACCACGGCGCGTACACCCCCTACGGGATCATCGTGCCGATCGTCACCTCGACGCAGCTCCTCGGTCCTTACAAGATCGGGGCGTACCGGGTCGAGTTCAGCGCCGTCTACACCAACACCGTGCAGGTCACGCCCTACCGGGGGGCGGGCCGCCCGCAGGGCGTGTTCTGCATGGAGCGCACCATGGACAAGATCGCCCGCTACCTCGGCCGCGACCGGACCGAGGTGCGCGCGGCCAACTTCATCGGGCCGGGCGAGTTCCCGTACGACCAGGGGATGACCTTCCAGGACGGCCGGCCGCTCATCTACGACAGCGGCGACTACCCCGAGATGCTGCGCCTGCTGAAGGAGCTGATCGGCTGGGACTCCTTCGAGCGCGTCCCGGGGCGCGGCATCGGCATCGGCTGCTACGTCGAGGGCACGGGCGTGGGGCCGTACGAGGGCGGGCACGTGCAGATCACCTCCGACGGGCGGGTGCACGTCTCGACCGGGCTCACCTCGCAGGGGCAGGGCCACGAGACGGCCTTCGCCCAGATCGCCGCGACCGAGCTGGGCGTGCCCATCGAGCGGATCAGCGTGGTCACCGGCGACACCCGCAGGTTCGGCTACGCGGTCGGCACCTTCGCCTCCCGCGCCGCCGTCGTCAGCGGCAACGCCATCGCGCTCGCCTGCCGCAAGGTGCGCGAGAAGGCGCTGCGCATCGCCGCCGAGGCGCTGGAGGCCGACCCGTCCGACCTGGAGATCACCGAGGGGATCGTGCACGTGGCCGGGGCGCCGAACGCGGCCGTCCCCCTGTCCACGGTCGCCGTGCTCGCCAACCCGCTGCGCTACGCCTTCGACGAGGAGGCCGCCAAGGCCACCCAGTTCGCCGGGTCCGCCGCGCCCGACCGGCCGCCGGTCGCCGAGGGGGAGGAGCCGGGGCTGGAGGGGCGCGACTACTACTCGCCGATCCGGTCCACGTTCGCGGCTGGGATGCACGCCGCCGTCGTCGAGACCGACCCGGACACCGCCGAGATCCGCGTGCTGCGCTACGCCGTGGTGCACGACTGCGGGCGGCTCATCAACCCCATGATCGTGGAGGGGCAGATCCACGGGGGCGTGGCGCAGGGCATCGGGGGCGCGCTCTACGAGCGGATGGCGTACGACCCGCACGGGCAGCTCGTCAACGCCTCCTTCATGGACTTCCTCATGCCGTACGCGACCGAGGTGCCGCACGTCGAGACCGCCCACCTGGAGACGCCGTCGCCGCTCAACCCGCTCGGCATCAAGGGGGCGGGCGAGGCGGGCGTGATCCCGGTCTCGGCCGTCATCGCCTCGGCCATCGAGGACGCCGAGGGCTTCCCCATCGACCGGATGCCCATCTCTCCCTCCGACCTGTTCCATCTGCGCACCACGTAA
- a CDS encoding FAD binding domain-containing protein: MKPPPFTYHAPRDLGAALRTLEEIGAGGKVLAGGQSLIPMLNMRLVAPAHLVDINRVAGLGGVEREPGGVRVGALARHAEAERSGAHPLLTRALKLVAHPVIRNRGTVVGSLVHADPAAELPAVLAVLGGSVRVARWRDGAPVERDIPAAAFFTGPMESAVLPGELAVSAWFPDLAPGAGCAFAEVSRRHGDYALAGVCAVAGPAGAARVACVGVGPVPVVVDVSGHAPDWAAAARAVREETDPDDDIHATAAYRRYLVGVLAERALREAAQEAETLGT, encoded by the coding sequence GTGAAGCCGCCGCCGTTCACCTACCACGCCCCCCGCGACCTCGGCGCGGCGCTCCGCACCCTGGAAGAGATCGGGGCGGGGGGCAAGGTGCTGGCCGGCGGGCAGAGCCTCATCCCCATGCTCAACATGCGCCTGGTCGCGCCCGCCCACCTCGTGGACATCAACCGGGTGGCCGGGCTCGGCGGCGTCGAGCGCGAGCCCGGCGGCGTGCGGGTCGGGGCGCTGGCCAGGCACGCGGAGGCCGAGCGCTCCGGCGCGCACCCGCTGCTCACGCGGGCGCTCAAGCTGGTCGCCCACCCGGTGATCCGCAACCGCGGCACCGTGGTGGGCAGCCTCGTGCACGCCGACCCGGCCGCCGAGCTGCCCGCCGTGCTGGCGGTGCTCGGCGGGTCCGTACGGGTGGCCCGCTGGCGCGACGGCGCCCCGGTGGAGCGTGACATCCCGGCCGCCGCCTTCTTCACCGGCCCCATGGAGTCGGCGGTGCTGCCCGGCGAGCTGGCCGTGTCGGCCTGGTTCCCGGACCTCGCGCCGGGCGCGGGATGCGCCTTCGCCGAGGTGTCCCGCCGCCACGGCGACTACGCGCTCGCCGGGGTGTGCGCCGTCGCCGGCCCGGCCGGCGCGGCGCGGGTGGCCTGCGTCGGCGTCGGCCCCGTCCCCGTCGTCGTGGACGTGAGCGGGCACGCCCCCGACTGGGCGGCGGCGGCCCGCGCGGTGCGGGAGGAGACCGACCCCGACGACGACATCCACGCCACGGCCGCCTACCGCCGCTATCTCGTCGGGGTGCTGGCCGAACGGGCCCTGCGCGAGGCCGCACAGGAGGCGGAGACCCTTGGAACATGA
- the cydB gene encoding cytochrome d ubiquinol oxidase subunit II produces the protein MIDLWFVIIAFLWTGYFVLEGFDFGVGLLAPLLSRNDAEQRQSLHTIGPVWDGNEVWLITAVGAMFAAFPAWYSGVFSAFYLQVTLILVGLILRGVGLEWRGKVRNPAWCDMAVMVGSGLPAFLWGAVFADLLFGSAVAAVLGGAFTLTVCVLHGAVFLALRTTGAIRRRARVAALAAGAAVIPVAVLALSKLGTFPALAAMAALAAATALIWRRREGWAFTATAAAIVLSTLAVFMELRVRPLPGLTLAEAASGAYTLTMLSWIGLLALPFVLLYQGWTYYVFRKRVRVAA, from the coding sequence ATGATCGATCTCTGGTTCGTCATCATCGCCTTCCTCTGGACGGGCTACTTCGTGCTGGAGGGCTTCGACTTCGGCGTCGGCCTGCTGGCGCCCCTCCTCAGCAGGAACGACGCCGAGCAGCGGCAGAGCCTGCACACCATCGGCCCCGTCTGGGACGGCAACGAGGTGTGGCTGATCACCGCGGTGGGCGCGATGTTCGCCGCCTTCCCCGCCTGGTACTCGGGGGTGTTCAGCGCCTTCTACCTCCAGGTCACGCTGATCCTGGTCGGGCTGATCCTGCGCGGCGTCGGCCTGGAGTGGCGCGGCAAGGTCCGCAACCCGGCCTGGTGCGACATGGCGGTCATGGTGGGCAGCGGGCTGCCGGCGTTCCTGTGGGGCGCGGTCTTCGCCGACCTGCTGTTCGGCAGCGCGGTCGCGGCGGTGCTGGGCGGCGCGTTCACGCTGACCGTGTGCGTCCTGCACGGCGCGGTGTTCCTGGCGCTCAGGACCACCGGCGCGATCCGCCGCCGCGCCCGCGTCGCCGCCCTGGCGGCCGGCGCCGCGGTCATCCCGGTCGCCGTGCTCGCGCTGTCCAAGCTGGGGACGTTCCCCGCCCTCGCCGCCATGGCGGCGCTGGCCGCGGCGACGGCGCTGATCTGGCGGCGCAGGGAGGGCTGGGCGTTCACGGCCACGGCCGCCGCGATCGTGCTGTCCACGCTCGCGGTCTTCATGGAGCTGCGGGTCCGGCCGCTGCCGGGGCTGACGCTGGCGGAGGCGGCCTCCGGGGCGTACACGCTGACGATGCTGAGCTGGATCGGGCTGCTCGCGCTCCCGTTCGTCCTGCTCTACCAGGGCTGGACGTACTACGTGTTCAGGAAGCGGGTCCGCGTGGCCGCCTGA